In a genomic window of Littorina saxatilis isolate snail1 linkage group LG6, US_GU_Lsax_2.0, whole genome shotgun sequence:
- the LOC138968862 gene encoding uncharacterized protein, translating to MKVLLVAMVIFVAKANAWFFRNSETTATADGRGIDDGCEAFGEAGSCEFFDCFEQRLPCGRDFYMQRYGNNYCNRFNTFMESFTEAGQEFLVNSQQCVTRRLLEYYRRDYINCHDLEHDAIAMIGPCYMESGFCDIIGDNTEQFIEVFEFNDLFGSGSAKLWRELLGLARQCGGRSLANFMSTTASRLSPLRSFFGGDKK from the exons ATGAAGGTTCTTCTTGTTGCTATGGTGATATTTGTTGCCAAGGCCAACGCTTGGTTCTTCAGGAATTCGGAAACGACGGCAACTGCCGATGGTAGAG GTATTGACGATGGGTGTGAAGCTTTTGGAGAGGCTGGAAGTTGTGAGTTCTTCGACTGCTTTGAGCAGCGTCTTCCGTGTGGGCGAGACTTCTACATGCAGCGCTACGGCAACAACTACTGCAACCGTTTCAACACCTTCATGGAATCCTTCACTGAGGct GGCCAGGAGTTCCTGGTCAACTCCCAGCAGTGTGTGACGAGGCGCCTGTTGGAGTACTATCGACGTGACTACATCAACTGCCACGACCTGGAGCACGACGCCATCGCCATGATCGGCCCCTGCTACATGGAGAGCGGTTTCTGTGACATCATCGGCGACAACACCGAGCAGTTCATCGAGGTCTTTGAGTTCAACGACCTCTTCGGATCCGGCTCTGCCAA ACTGTGGCGAGAGTTGCTCGGACTTGCTCGGCAGTGCGGTGGTCGTTCCTTGGCCAACTTCATGAGCACCACCGCCTCACGATTGTCTCCCCTGAGAAGTTTCTTCGGCGGCGACAAGAAATAG